The stretch of DNA TTCCTATGCGAAATACTCGTTACGCACTGGCTGTCAGCGCCCTGATGGTCTCCGCTGGCGCTGTAGCGCAAGTTCAGCCTCCTCCAGCCGGCCAGCAGCCGGCCCCGCCACCGGCAGCACCAGCGCCCACACCGGCCCCACCTGCGCCTGCTAAATCGGCGCCGTACGGCGCGGGAATGAAGATTAACCTCTCTCCGGACGGCTCCAAGTATCTGCGTTTCCTCACCTGGCATCAGGTGTACACCCGCTACACCGAGAATAATACCGGCACCCTCCGGGCACCGGGTAAGCCACAAAAAGGGCAGGTTGACTTTGGCTTGCGTCGCTCGCGTTTGGTGCTGCTCGCTCAGCTCAACCCGCGCTTTGTCATTTATACCCACATGGGTATCAACAACCAGAATGCAGTGAGCGGAGGTTTAACCCCAGCTGCCGACGGCAAGAAGCCCCAGTTCTTCATTCACGAAGCCGTGACGGAGTACAAAGTGAATAAGTACTTGAGCCTAGGCGGCGGTTTGCACTATCTCAACGGCATTTCACGCATCACCAGTGCCAGTACCACCAGCATTCTGCCCCTGGACCTGCCCCTTACTAACTTCCCTACTATTGAGGCCGCCGACCAGTTTGCGCGTTGGCTGGGAATTTACGCCAAGGGGCGCATCAATAAGCTCGATTACCGCTTTTCTGTTAGCGATGCTTTCCTGACAAACCAGGCCAGCACCCCACTCAGCCTAGGCTCTAGCAGTACTGCCGCCGGGGTAACCACTAACACCGGCACGGGAGTGGCCGCCTACAATCCGCAGAACACCAGCCATGTGTATCAGGGCTACGTGAGCTACAACTTTTTTGAGCCTGAGGCTAACCTGCTGCCTTACTTCACGGGTACTTATCTGGGGGCAAAACGGGTATTTAGCGTAGGCGCGGGCTTCCTTTATAACAAAGATGCCATGTACTCGCGGCCCACGTCCAGTGTAGTGACCGTGACCCCCTCCATCACGGCTGATCCTTTCGGGCAGGTTGCTACTAATAAGCACAGCCTGAAGTTATTTGGCATTGATGCCTTCTATGATGTGCCCCTGGATACTGCCTCGCGCACGGCCCTCACGCTTTACGGCGTGTACTACAACTACAATATGGGGCCTAATCATGTACGCTTTATAGGACCCGACAATCCTGGGTATGGCACTACTGCCAACCGTGGCAACGCGGTGCCGCAATCTGGTACGGGAGGCTCCTTCTACGGACAGGCAGGCTTTCTGCTGCCACAGCAGATTTTCGGTCCGAAAGCCCGGTTGCAGCCTTACGTAGCCTATCTGCACAGCAATTACGAGGGCCTGCACTACACCAATGGCGACACCAAGGCCGTGAACGTGTACGATGCGGGTGTGAACGTGCTGCTAGACGGCCACAATGCCAAGGTGACGCTAAACTACCGCGCCCGCCCCGATTTTGAAGGCTACGTGCCCGCCACCGGAAACTTCAATACCCTAGACTACAAGCCCGAGATTACACTGCAAACGCAGATTTTCCTGTAATACATCTTGCCCAATTTCACCGGCTGCTTCCCACATGAGCACCGGCGCCAGGGCTGTTTTCTTTCAACTCACCACAACTCCCACCACGCATGAACCACAACTTACCGCAGCGCGAGGCCTACGCGGGGGCCACGCCTATGGGCGGGGCATCGGCCAACGATGCCGTAACCCACGACAACAACGCCGTTTCGACCAGCAAGATCTGGCAGGTAATCACCGCCTCCTCAGTGGGTACTGTTATTGAGTGGTACGACTTCTACATCTTCGGGTCATTGGCCGCAATCATCGGGCCGGTGCTGTTTGGCTCGGCGGGCAAGATTGAGGATACCATTCTGGGTACGCTGGCCGTGTTTGGGGCGGGCTTTGTGGTGCGGCCCTTTGGGGCATTGTTTTTCGGTCGCATCGGCGACATGATTGGGCGTAAGTACACTTTCCTGCTTACCCTGCTGATTATGGGGGGAGCTACCTTCGTCACGGGCCTGATACCGAGCTATGATAAGATAGGCATTGCTGCCCCAGTGATAGTAACCCTGCTCCGCTTGCTGCAGGGCCTGGCCCTGGGCGGCGAATACGGCGGGGCTACCACCTACGTAGCTGAGCACTCCCCTGATAACAAGCGGGGGTATTACACCAGCTTCATTCAGATTACCGCAACCGCGGGTCTGCTGCTGAGCATTCTGGTAATCATCATCACCCGTAAAACCATGGGCGAAGAGGCCTTCAAGGAGTGGGGCTGGCGCATTCCGTTCCTGCTCTCGGGCCTGTTGGTTATTGCTTCCTACTACATCCGCCGGAAGCTGCACGAGTCGCCACTGTTTGCCAAGGCTAAGTCAGAAGGCAAGACGAGCTCCAACCCGTTGCGCGAGTCGTTTGTAAATCCCGTAAACCGTCGCTTGGTGCTTATTTCACTGTTTGGCGCCACCATGGGACAGGGCGTGGTGTGGTACACTGGGCAGTTCTACGCCTATTCTTTCATGCAGAACACGCTGAAGCTTGACCTGGTAGACGCCAGCATAGTTCTCTGCGTGGCGCTGGTGCTGGCCACTCCGTTCTTCGTGTACTTCGGTTCGCTCTCAGACCGCATCGGCCGCAAGAAGATCATCATGATGGGCCTGCTCTGCGGCGCGTTGTTTACGTTTCCCATTTTCTACGGCCTTAAGCAGTTTGCCGGTCCCCTCACTGAGGTTACGGCCGCCACTGTAGACGCTACCGGCAAAGCCGTGCCGGCTGTAATGAAGGCCCTCTCACCGAACCTGGTGGGAATGACGGCCCTGGTGTTCTGCCTGGTTCTGTTCGTGACCATGGCCTACGGTCCCATTGCTGCCTACCTGGTAGAGCTGTTCCCCACCAAGGTGCGGTATACTTCGCTTTCCTTGCCTTACCACATCGGTAATGGGGTATTTGGGGGCTTCGTGCCACTGATTGCTACGGCTCTTACCCTGCGGGCCGCCGCTTCAGACTCGGCTTTCATTAAGGAGCACAGCACGCTGGCCGGCCTCGTGTATCCGGTGGGTATTGCCCTCATCTGCTGGTTTATTGGCCAGGCCCTGATGAAGGACGTGCGCAACGTGAAGCTCATGGACGATACGGCTCAGTAGTACTAGCCTACCCACTGCCAGAGGGCTGGCATCCGCTCTTTGCAAAGAATGGTAGTTGTGAAGTCCGCCGAGCCCCAGGTTCGGCGGACTTCCTGCTACATAGCCGCCCGCACGTCATTAAATCCGCTTCACACCAGCCCAGGCCCGGTAGTGTGCAAGCGTACGTCTGAAGAGGCTTACCCACTCAGTATTCTACCCAACCCCGTTATGCTACCCATGTCGCCTCAGGAGCAGCAGGAGCAACGCCGAGGGCAGCGGCTGCTCTTCGTGAGTCTGCTGTTTGCCGTGCTGCTGAACTTCCCGTTGCTGGCCGTATTCGACCAGGGCGGCCGCGTGCTGGGCATTCCGGTGCTGTATCTCTACGTGCTCCTGGCCTGGGCCGCACTGGTGCTCTTAACAGGCCTGCTGGTGAGAGGAAGCAAAGCAACAAAGTGAGTTGTAGTTAATGGGTGAGGAAGTGAGGAGGTAATGGGGTAATTAGAGTTGAAGTCTACCATTTACCGTCTCTCCTCGTCATTTCATAACTGGCCCAGGCTACCCTACTTGCCCCAGCACCCCAGTACCCAATCGTCTCCCCACTCAACTCACTTCCTCACCCAATCACCTCCTTTCCAAAAACTTGAACACCCTGCTCGTTATTTGCTTCTCTTTTGGCTACCTGGCCTTGCTGTTTGGGGTGGCCTACGCAGCTGAGCGGCGCTCGGCGGCGCGGCGGAGCTTGGTGAGCAACCCCTATGTGTACGCCCTCAGCATGGCCGTGTACTGCACCGCCTGGACGTACTACGGCTCAGTT from Hymenobacter taeanensis encodes:
- a CDS encoding MFS transporter — encoded protein: MGGASANDAVTHDNNAVSTSKIWQVITASSVGTVIEWYDFYIFGSLAAIIGPVLFGSAGKIEDTILGTLAVFGAGFVVRPFGALFFGRIGDMIGRKYTFLLTLLIMGGATFVTGLIPSYDKIGIAAPVIVTLLRLLQGLALGGEYGGATTYVAEHSPDNKRGYYTSFIQITATAGLLLSILVIIITRKTMGEEAFKEWGWRIPFLLSGLLVIASYYIRRKLHESPLFAKAKSEGKTSSNPLRESFVNPVNRRLVLISLFGATMGQGVVWYTGQFYAYSFMQNTLKLDLVDASIVLCVALVLATPFFVYFGSLSDRIGRKKIIMMGLLCGALFTFPIFYGLKQFAGPLTEVTAATVDATGKAVPAVMKALSPNLVGMTALVFCLVLFVTMAYGPIAAYLVELFPTKVRYTSLSLPYHIGNGVFGGFVPLIATALTLRAAASDSAFIKEHSTLAGLVYPVGIALICWFIGQALMKDVRNVKLMDDTAQ